One region of Eupeodes corollae chromosome 1, idEupCoro1.1, whole genome shotgun sequence genomic DNA includes:
- the LOC129939811 gene encoding putative gustatory receptor 98a isoform X1, translated as MTFYLDCLRLIRLLRKFMTIIGLIPMKLSLRTLQISVVFLIVASVPFMRLWNAEQSVFQSDSELSRIVNISSLLVLWIVHIVILLETSYKVDKFDKILLHFEKIHKNSLFEYYRDVPKVECKAFRIYFFICLEFLELLILSWILHLDGLTWMRWSFNVYSDITLKTKLFEFIFFVILTNSMEHDLSFAVTTIKTESRTAQNTHWMSKQNSAQVLNTIGQIRNEIWMAVKMIEDLCEYSLVGVLLKMYCDITFTAYWAYRSFETGTTHFYKTVCLLFLLLRGLVLLVCCWICTSCEILERNFIIQLPQYAESDSSPHLNTIIKGLSLDLLHKRIQFSAGDIIAINVNTLGGIVFSAVTFVVILIQFQMDGPLN; from the exons ATGACTTTCTATTTAGATTGCTTGCGTCTGATTCGTTTACTAAGAAAGTTTATGACAATAATTGGTTTAATTCCAATGAAATTAAGCTTGAGAACATTGCAAATATCAGTAGTTTTCTTGATAGTTGCATCTGTGCCCTTTATGCGACTCTGGAATGCAGAGCAATCAGTATTCCAAAGTGATAGCGAACTTTCACGAATTGTGAACATATCTAGTCTTTTGGTTTTGTGGATCGTACACATTGTTATACTCTTAGAAACGTCATATAAAGTCGATAAGTTCGATAAAATTCTTTTGCACTtcgaaaaaattcataaaaactcATTATTCGAATATTATCGCGATGTTCCGAAAGTTGAATGCAAGGCTTTCcgaatttacttttttatatgcTTGGAATTCTTGGAGCTCTTGATTTTGTCATGGATCTTGCATTTGGATGGGCTTACTTGGATGAGATGGAGCTTTAATGTTTACTCGGATATTactttaaagacaaaattattcgagttcatattttttgtgattttgacAAATAGTATGGAACATGACTTAAGCTTTGCAGTGACTACAATTAAAACTGAAAGTCGTACTGCACAGAACACCCACTGGATGTCTAAACAGAATAGTGCGCAAGTTTTGAATACAATTGGTCAAATTCGCAATGAGATTTGGATGGCCGTTAAGATGATTGAAGATCTGTGTGAATATTCTCTAGTTGGAGTGCTGTTGAAAATGTATTGTGATATAACTTTTACCGCATACTGGGCTTATCGGAGTTTTGAAACCGGAACAACTCATTTTTACAAAACCG TTTGCCTTCTGTTCTTGCTGTTGCGGGGACTTGTTTTACTTGTATGCTGTTGGATTTGTACTTCTTGTGAAATATTG gaACGTAACTTTATCATACAACTACCACAGTATGCTGAGAGTGATAGCAGTCCACACCTGAACACAATCATTAAAGGTCTTTCCCTAGATCTCCTCCACAAACGAATACAATTTTCAGCTGGAGACATTATTGCAATAAATGTTAACACTCTGGGAGGG ATAGTCTTTTCAGCAGTAACGTTTGTTGTTATTCTCATTCAATTCCAGATGGACGGTcccttaaattaa
- the LOC129939808 gene encoding neurochondrin homolog, whose translation MADIPESVKKCAALLKGSKTDTEKFAALFMVTKLVKGKDCNPPAKKLLFEAIGFGFLKKLLNSKDLPNDCPPLVYKSVALSILTCFCQEEELATHKDMIDAIPTLLEIVETADDDDYDDNLIVVSEAYSCLKSIASYESGQNALLSIGAIPKMSQIYSQQSFQTDEALHLIVMLTSKFGPASWTDDPKPFHALIQRIALDMETDHSDRKFELCKILSSILTTCRREIIVNTLVGEIWPESVFKGCSDILKSKIGPKQRDPTLHLIATTLQVLGIQWAFMDDSKQFFLLLLQLAAIEVRMQMDEKKLETTFKNAELITCCFIILELCIEHMAGDEIDLEPKEKQTTYTALKGAFNQVLAVLTRVSNDKIKDTMNERDKAFICAIVRILSAWLAQETTAMRPAIYKILPFMFKLANQTFYDLRSHRKDNQEGEPPVDILRVMLPALCHLAVEDEARKIMFTTKQDAVFLEAIEFYYSISHYKKPPIPRAERLKRMNEPDPVPTPKQVEEMKDARTAVVSLCNILMNLTVLEPKIVEESPVFANLLKFVYDNLPELKDIPDNLVMHGHLAVLGLLLLKQQSSKVKQNDFSICRYIQATIRFLWDAYNIDESNDPTALVVSIAYKEHWMEISELWFLGMQTMCGVLPLIPWISEFAVESGWAEGIVQTLKKVKIGTLQPNVKSAYEDFLSQLVEANPSVVAVLKKADALRVCRNHRMMDLGKKLFGD comes from the coding sequence ATGGCGGACATTCCGGAATCCGTAAAAAAATGTGCTGCCCTGTTGAAAGGCTCGAAAACCGATACAGAAAAGTTTGCTGCATTATTCATGGTGACAAAATTGGTGAAGGGCAAGGATTGTAATCCACCTGCCAAAAAACTCTTATTCGAGGCAATCGGATTCGGTTTTCtcaaaaagttattgaattCGAAAGACTTGCCAAATGACTGTCCTCCCTTGGTCTATAAAAGTGTAGCTCTTTCCATCCTGACATGTTTCTGTCAAGAGGAAGAATTAGCAACGCATAAAGATATGATCGACGCTATACCCACTTTATTGGAAATAGTTGAGACTGCCGACGATGACGACTATGATGATAATTTGATTGTGGTCAGTGAAGCATACAGCTGTCTAAAAAGCATCGCCTCATATGAATCAGGGCAAAATGCTTTGCTTTCAATAGGAGCGATTCCTAAGATGTCGCAAATCTACTCGCAACAAAGTTTCCAGACGGACGAAGCCTTGCATTTGATAGTTATGCTAACAAGTAAGTTTGGGCCGGCGTCGTGGACCGATGACCCGAAACCCTTCCACGCCTTGATTCAAAGGATCGCCTTGGACATGGAAACCGATCATAGTGACAGGAAATTTGAGCTATGCAAGATCCTTTCATCAATTCTGACGACTTGTCGCCGTGAGATTATTGTGAACACGTTGGTTGGAGAAATCTGGCCAGAGAGCGTATTCAAGGGTTGTAGTGACATTTTGAAAAGCAAAATAGGACCAAAACAAAGAGATCCAACCCTTCATCTCATAGCAACAACATTACAAGTCCTTGGAATACAATGGGCATTCATGGATGACTCGAAGCAATTCTTCTTATTGCTGCTGCAATTGGCTGCTATTGAGGTCCGTATGCAAATGGATGAGAAAAAACTGGAGACTACGTTTAAAAATGCCGAACTCATCACTTGCTGCTTTATAATTCTGGAACTCTGCATCGAGCATATGGCTGGCGACGAAATCGACTTGGAGCCAAAGGAAAAGCAGACAACTTACACCGCTTTAAAGGGTGCTTTCAATCAGGTCCTTGCTGTACTTACGCGGGTATCCAATGATAAAATCAAGGACACCATGAACGAACGTGACAAGGCATTCATCTGCGCAATTGTGCGTATCCTATCAGCATGGTTAGCGCAGGAAACAACGGCTATGCGTCctgcaatttataaaattctgcCTTTCATGTTTAAATTGGCTAACCAAACTTTCTACGATCTCAGATCACATCGCAAGGATAACCAAGAGGGGGAGCCGCCTGTGGATATACTTCGTGTTATGTTACCTGCGCTTTGCCACTTAGCTGTTGAAGACGAAGCTAGAAAAATCATGTTCACAACGAAACAAGATGCAGTTTTCCTCGAGGCAATTGAGTTCTACTACTCAATATCTCACTACAAAAAACCACCAATTCCGAGAGCAGAACGTCTAAAGCGCATGAACGAACCGGACCCAGTGCCAACGCCCAAGCAAGTGGAAGAAATGAAAGATGCTCGAACAGCTGTTGTTAGTTTGTGCAACATTTTGATGAATCTTACTGTACTGGAACCAAAAATCGTCGAAGAGAGCCCTGTGTTCGCAAACTTGCTGAAATTTGTTTACGATAACTTGCCCGAGCTGAAGGATATCCCCGACAACCTTGTGATGCACGGCCATTTGGCTGTCCTTGGACTTCTACTGCTAAAACAACAGTCGAGCAAGGTTAAGCAAAACGATTTTTCCATCTGCCGCTACATCCAGGCAACAATACGCTTCCTTTGGGATGCATACAACATTGATGAATCCAATGACCCCACCGCTCTAGTAGTTTCTATTGCGTATAAAGAGCATTGGATGGAAATTTCCGAATTATGGTTCCTGGGCATGCAAACGATGTGCGGTGTGCTGCCTCTTATTCCTTGGATATCTGAGTTTGCAGTCGAGAGTGGTTGGGCAGAAGGCATTGTCCAAACGTTGAAAAAGGTCAAAATCGGTACTTTACAACCCAATGTCAAGTCAGCGTACGAAGACTTCCTGAGCCAATTGGTCGAAGCAAATCCCAGTGTGGTAGCTGTTCTTAAAAAGGCTGATGCACTTCGTGTTTGCCGCAACCACAGAATGATGGACTTGGGCAAAAAACTCTTTGGCGACTAA
- the LOC129939809 gene encoding putative gustatory receptor 98b — MVKKFLYLLDATRPYQLIFCICGIAPFPMATEAALNCVLFAAAVYIYKILLTAVTLFAAYERCRYVSIHNSSNNDYLTHGLMFAQFITLTIIHSIMQGIVFFKYNELKRILFNVIEIEQHSLHISNSNKMHQFCSRITFKRQLLCVSGLMLITILTTPLMTVYSYISDVIPVYQWIISVFSEMAIRCKSVEFCVLVQVFNELLSELFICMDELQEKFSNNSRSVNFFTERLILQRRIVVIKNIQAKIWKTVNEFTDYFSLTILCQFVWNGVTITNIIYWVYVKFNEESVFVNISRMCRIAFLLLDILVPCYLCDVCIETYGKIVRNIHDFKPNETDILLKLCLREYSLQLTHQKLEFSCGGYFNINLQCFGEIVLAITTYIVILIQFKLQGDKR; from the exons atggttaagaaaTTTCTATATCTATTGGACGCTACAAGGCCGTACCAACTCATTTTTTGCATCTGTGGAATAGCTCCTTTTCCGATGGCTACAGAAGCAGcgttaaattgtgttttatttgcagCCGCTGtctatatttacaaaattcttctcACAGCAGTTACACTCTTTGCTGCCTACGAGCGTTGTAGATACGTTTCAATACACAACAGTTCAAACAATGATTATCTTACACACGGTCTAATGTTTGCTCAGTTTATAACGCTTACAATAATACATTCCATAATGCAAGGGATTgtgtttttcaaatacaatGAGCTGAAGCGAATTCTGTTTAATGTAATAGAAATCGAACAGCATTCATTACACATATCCAACTCCAATAAAATGCATCAATTCTGCTCACGAATAACATTCAAACGGCAATTGCTCTGTGTTTCAGGCCTTATGCTTATAACGATACTTACGACTCCTTTAATGACAGTGTACTCGTACATATCAGATGTGATTCCAGTCTATCAGTGGATAATAAGCGTCTTCTCGGAAATGGCAATCCGATGTAAAAGCGTTGAGTTTTGTGTTTTGGTACAAGTGTTCAACGAGTTGCTTAGCGAATTGTTTATTTGCATGGATGAGTTGCAggaaaaattttcaaacaacaGCCGAAGCGTCAATTTTTTCACCGAAAGATTGATTTTGCAAAGGAGGATTGTTGtcatcaaaaatattcaagCCAAAATATGGAAAACTGTTAATGAATTCACTGATTACTTCTCACTGACAATTCTTTGTCAATTTGTTTGGAATGGAGTAACTATAACGAACATAATATATTGGGTGTATGTTAAGTTTAATGAAGAAagtgtttttgtaaatatat caCGGATGTGTAGAATTGCCTTTCTACTTTTGGATATACTTGTACCTTGTTATTTATGTGATGTATGTATTGAAACG tATGGAAAAATAGTGCGAAATATTCACGATTTTAAGCCCAACGAAACAGATATCCTATTGAAACTTTGTTTAAGGGAATACTCACTGCAGCTTACGCatcaaaaattagaattttcctGTGGTGgatattttaacattaatttacAATGTTTTGGTGAA ATTGTTCTAGCTATTACTACATACATTGTGATACTGATTCAATTTAAACTGCAAGGCGATAAACGATGA
- the LOC129939812 gene encoding N-acylneuraminate-9-phosphatase, whose product MAANAMMKVGKIPNPLNISTLFFDLDNTLIPTRKGDSKACRKLGEQLESAYKFVPGEASQVTAKFLQSFRRCPDNPQTSLDSWRSYLWRDALPERFKHLAEQIYAQWLHLRYRYLAIPPDYVQMLKQFRSSGYLLALITNGPSNAQWEKVKKLNVSQYFDCVLVSSDLPWEKPNPNIFLAACNYLHVKPAECVMIGDKIETDVQGGKAANLGATIWVPLNPNVFEDLDAEFKDNEHMRPDLILQNLCDMKQYFPKCKSEMGSSNGGSSSKFPHADCSSSSHTMRRINSQVGVSSTRKYQAYRRGVSLPDIDCSSENSCDSIFS is encoded by the exons ATGGCAGCAAATGCAATGATGAAGGTTGGAAAAATACCAAATCCTCTAAACATATCCACCTTGTTTTTCGATCTCGATAATACGCTAATTCCGACACGAAAAGGTGACTCAAAGGCCTGCAGAAAG cttGGAGAGCAATTAGAGAGtgcatacaaatttgttccTGGTGAAGCCTCACAAGTTACTGCAAAATTTCTACAATCGTTTCGGCGCTGTCCCGACAATCCGCAAACATCATTAGATTCATGGCGTTCTTACCTATGGCGTGATGCTCTACCTGAACGTTTTAAGCATTTGGCCGAACAGATATATGCACAATGGCTTCACCTTCGCTATCGTTATCTAGCTATTCCACCAGACTATGTACAAATGTTAAAGCAATTCCGTTCATCCGGTTACTTACTAGCGCTTATCACAAATGGTCCATCAAATGCCCAATGGGAGAAAGTTAAGAAGCTAAATGTGAGCCAATACTTTGATTGCGTTTTAGTTTCCTCGGATTTGCCATGGGAGAAGCCCAATCCTAACATTTTTCTGGCCGCCTGCAATTATCTTCACGTAAAACCAGCAGAATGCGTTATGATTGGTGATAAAATTGAAACTGATGTACAG GGAGGAAAAGCAGCTAATCTAGGAGCCACCATCTGGGTACCATTAAATCCAAACGTCTTTGAAGACCTAGACGCTGAGTTCAAAGACAACGAGCACATGAGGCCAGATTTGATTCTTCAAAATCTATGTGACATGAAGCAGTACTTCCCCAAGTGTAAGAGTGAAATGGGTTCTTCCAATGGAGGCAGCTCATCAAAGTTCCCACATGCAGATTGTTCATCATCGAGTCATACAATGCGTCGAATAAATAGCCAAGTGGGCGTGAGCTCAACGCGAAAATATCAAGCTTACCGTCGGGGTGTTTCCCTGCCGGACATTGATTGCAGTAGTGAAAACAGCTGTGATAGTATCTTCAGCTGA
- the LOC129939813 gene encoding protein lin-52 homolog — MTERNTSMRRRLLNGGSSNKDDTDEEALISLEKLDRASPDLWPEKIPGITDFIAMSETPIHTSSSSWSKGLSQEDILAMHELGVYSTNGLIMEIKKLYDEAYQLGVVEAKEMTRGKYLGIFNNVKKKSSP, encoded by the exons atgaCAGAAAGAAACACTTCGATGAGAAGGAGATTattaaatg GAGGATCTTCCAACAAAGATGATACCGATGAGGAAGCCCTGATATCTCTGGAAAAGCTGGACCGCGCCTCCCCAGATCTCTGGCCAGAAAAAA TTCCAGGAATCACAGATTTTATAGCCATGAGTGAAACCCCAATCCATACATCTTCCTCAAGTTGGTCAAAAGGGCTCTCACAAGAAGATATTCTGGCGATGCACG AGTTAGGTGTTTACTCCACGAATGGACTGATCATGGAAATCAAGAAGTTGTACGATGAAGCATATCAACTTGGAGTGGTAGAAGCCAAAGAGATGACCCGTGGCAAATATCTGGGAATCTTCAACAACGTTAAAAAGAAATCATCTCCATAA
- the LOC129939811 gene encoding putative gustatory receptor 98a isoform X2: MTFYLDCLRLIRLLRKFMTIIGLIPMKLSLRTLQISVVFLIVASVPFMRLWNAEQSVFQSDSELSRIVNISSLLVLWIVHIVILLETSYKVDKFDKILLHFEKIHKNSLFEYYRDVPKVECKAFRIYFFICLEFLELLILSWILHLDGLTWMRWSFNVYSDITLKTKLFEFIFFVILTNSMEHDLSFAVTTIKTESRTAQNTHWMSKQNSAQVLNTIGQIRNEIWMAVKMIEDLCEYSLVGVLLKMYCDITFTAYWAYRSFETGTTHFYKTVCLLFLLLRGLVLLVCCWICTSCEILERNFIIQLPQYAESDSSPHLNTIIKGLSLDLLHKRIQFSAGDIIAINVNTLGGSFQQ, encoded by the exons ATGACTTTCTATTTAGATTGCTTGCGTCTGATTCGTTTACTAAGAAAGTTTATGACAATAATTGGTTTAATTCCAATGAAATTAAGCTTGAGAACATTGCAAATATCAGTAGTTTTCTTGATAGTTGCATCTGTGCCCTTTATGCGACTCTGGAATGCAGAGCAATCAGTATTCCAAAGTGATAGCGAACTTTCACGAATTGTGAACATATCTAGTCTTTTGGTTTTGTGGATCGTACACATTGTTATACTCTTAGAAACGTCATATAAAGTCGATAAGTTCGATAAAATTCTTTTGCACTtcgaaaaaattcataaaaactcATTATTCGAATATTATCGCGATGTTCCGAAAGTTGAATGCAAGGCTTTCcgaatttacttttttatatgcTTGGAATTCTTGGAGCTCTTGATTTTGTCATGGATCTTGCATTTGGATGGGCTTACTTGGATGAGATGGAGCTTTAATGTTTACTCGGATATTactttaaagacaaaattattcgagttcatattttttgtgattttgacAAATAGTATGGAACATGACTTAAGCTTTGCAGTGACTACAATTAAAACTGAAAGTCGTACTGCACAGAACACCCACTGGATGTCTAAACAGAATAGTGCGCAAGTTTTGAATACAATTGGTCAAATTCGCAATGAGATTTGGATGGCCGTTAAGATGATTGAAGATCTGTGTGAATATTCTCTAGTTGGAGTGCTGTTGAAAATGTATTGTGATATAACTTTTACCGCATACTGGGCTTATCGGAGTTTTGAAACCGGAACAACTCATTTTTACAAAACCG TTTGCCTTCTGTTCTTGCTGTTGCGGGGACTTGTTTTACTTGTATGCTGTTGGATTTGTACTTCTTGTGAAATATTG gaACGTAACTTTATCATACAACTACCACAGTATGCTGAGAGTGATAGCAGTCCACACCTGAACACAATCATTAAAGGTCTTTCCCTAGATCTCCTCCACAAACGAATACAATTTTCAGCTGGAGACATTATTGCAATAAATGTTAACACTCTGGGAGGG TCTTTTCAGCAGTAA